One window of Candidatus Tiamatella incendiivivens genomic DNA carries:
- a CDS encoding DMT family transporter — MAVLSGVPGSTASFWRMLFSSILLAPFILERNSQSNYQKNRSSGIILGVAAGTMLGIHMSSWLESLAYASVAVSTTIVCTHALFSSLFSSVIGEPPKKTQIIGILISILGVFFITGADPSSTVLGGLLALIGAISGGAYFTLGRISRHEMSLSKYLLTTYSTAGLVSLLFAIATGEKLMGFQSSSWIYLFLLALIPNVIGHSLLNLSLRFSTATTVTGSVLGEPIGATILAYFILSQHPPLMVYIFMLVVLFGVGITIKTGLEL, encoded by the coding sequence ATAGCTGTTTTATCAGGAGTTCCCGGGTCGACTGCTAGTTTTTGGAGAATGCTCTTCTCCAGTATTCTCCTGGCTCCATTCATCCTCGAGAGAAACAGTCAGAGTAATTACCAGAAGAATAGATCGTCAGGGATAATTCTAGGCGTAGCCGCTGGAACAATGCTTGGAATTCATATGTCTTCATGGCTTGAATCTCTTGCATACGCTTCCGTAGCAGTAAGCACAACAATTGTTTGCACACATGCTCTTTTCTCCTCCTTATTCTCCTCAGTAATAGGAGAGCCGCCTAAGAAAACTCAAATCATTGGTATATTGATTTCTATACTAGGAGTATTTTTCATAACAGGAGCAGACCCCAGTTCCACAGTATTGGGTGGATTACTTGCCTTAATTGGGGCAATTTCAGGTGGAGCTTATTTCACACTTGGCAGAATATCCAGGCATGAAATGAGCCTTAGCAAATATTTGCTTACCACTTATTCTACTGCTGGACTTGTTTCTTTACTCTTTGCAATAGCTACTGGAGAGAAGCTTATGGGATTCCAATCTTCTTCTTGGATTTATTTATTCCTACTTGCTCTGATCCCTAACGTGATAGGCCACAGTCTCCTCAATCTTTCATTAAGATTTTCTACTGCAACAACGGTTACAGGAAGCGTTCTCGGAGAGCCTATTGGTGCAACTATTCTCGCGTATTTCATACTAAGCCAGCATCCCCCCTTAATGGTTTATATATTCATGCTAGTGGTACTGTTTGGAGTTGGGATAACAATAAAAACAGGGTTAGAACTATAA
- a CDS encoding cupin domain-containing protein, with translation MNKFDPCGAKVLHYTEVEEERVPDKMGSKTTIRWLISEKDGAPTYAMRYFRIGPGGHINAHSHPWEHEIFVVKGQGVVRIGEKHYQVGEGYSIYVPPNIIHEYWNTSLEPWEIICTIPNKPSVNEDKPVEKC, from the coding sequence ATGAACAAGTTTGATCCTTGTGGAGCTAAAGTTCTACATTACACTGAGGTCGAAGAAGAAAGGGTTCCTGATAAAATGGGGAGTAAAACAACGATTCGATGGCTAATATCAGAGAAAGATGGTGCACCTACTTATGCAATGCGCTACTTTAGAATAGGCCCTGGAGGACACATTAACGCTCACAGCCATCCCTGGGAGCATGAGATATTCGTCGTTAAAGGACAAGGGGTAGTTAGGATAGGTGAAAAACACTATCAAGTTGGGGAGGGATATTCCATCTATGTACCCCCAAACATAATACATGAATACTGGAATACCAGTTTAGAGCCATGGGAAATAATCTGTACAATACCAAACAAGCCAAGTGTCAATGAGGATAAACCCGTAGAGAAATGTTGA
- a CDS encoding DUF1614 domain-containing protein, whose product MAITPAYLFHWLSSNINLFVKMLIWISMLLLSLSPVLSFVNIKIGSFKTKTQTSAIDYVIYWGIPIPIPRIGVTEQETIIAINAGGAIVPITVGIVFVYSTLLIGNPLVLYATIASITVTTIYTYVSSRVIPSIGIVAPGLGIALVSLATSIPVLGRGPVFIPAYVGASFGSLLGADILRLMKDRDRINAPLISIGGAGVFDGIYLSGALAVTLGMLFS is encoded by the coding sequence ATGGCTATAACTCCAGCTTATCTATTCCATTGGCTATCTAGTAACATAAACCTATTTGTAAAAATGCTCATATGGATATCTATGCTTCTTCTCAGCCTTAGTCCTGTACTTAGCTTCGTCAATATAAAAATAGGGAGTTTTAAGACAAAAACACAGACATCTGCAATTGATTACGTTATTTATTGGGGTATACCCATACCGATCCCTCGAATAGGTGTAACTGAACAGGAAACCATTATTGCAATAAATGCTGGCGGAGCTATTGTGCCGATAACGGTTGGGATTGTGTTCGTATATTCAACTCTTCTAATAGGGAACCCGCTAGTATTATATGCAACTATAGCATCAATCACAGTAACAACCATCTATACATACGTGTCATCACGAGTTATTCCCAGCATAGGGATTGTCGCCCCAGGATTGGGGATAGCACTAGTTTCTCTAGCAACTTCTATACCTGTTCTAGGTAGAGGACCGGTTTTTATCCCAGCATATGTTGGAGCTAGCTTTGGAAGTCTATTAGGAGCAGACATTCTTAGATTAATGAAGGATAGAGACCGTATTAATGCACCTTTAATAAGCATCGGAGGAGCAGGAGTCTTCGATGGAATATATCTATCAGGAGCCCTCGCAGTTACACTTGGTATGCTTTTCTCCTGA
- a CDS encoding winged helix-turn-helix transcriptional regulator, whose amino-acid sequence MEEEMKSLLKYLLKRRYISPSIIARETRIKESRVYVLLARLEAEGYIRRMTFEQGKSCEYCPLKGICGGSCPSGTGKITIYTITDKGKQLTTQENE is encoded by the coding sequence ATGGAGGAGGAAATGAAAAGTCTTCTTAAGTACCTATTGAAACGCCGTTACATAAGCCCCAGCATCATAGCCAGAGAAACTAGAATAAAAGAGTCCAGAGTGTATGTACTACTAGCGAGGCTTGAGGCAGAGGGGTATATTAGAAGAATGACGTTCGAGCAAGGAAAGTCTTGTGAGTATTGCCCCTTGAAAGGAATCTGCGGGGGATCCTGCCCTTCTGGAACCGGTAAAATCACAATCTACACAATAACCGATAAAGGTAAGCAATTAACTACACAAGAAAACGAGTAG
- a CDS encoding permease, with protein sequence MVNIALVIFIVTIGFIIWGIIDRSLIALLGALTLGLMGILSLEDAVHYVDWDVISILLGMWILAEYLSGAGVSNLIISWASRKSKGFLGFLLVVAIIAGFLSIFVDNVLIVVLFGGIVARTSKKAGVDPLLPVTLVSLNANFMGTALLLGDLPPQLLHSVAGAEFNDFIWMNSRPSSFPLLTITYLLLNYLIFLWLKNRVNLKDQLDISSAVEELNIRKGQLWASVIVFSITIVGMAFRRELSVMLGFDVKLGEIALAGGLAIAAIAELGRILERDFESFNEILGRIEWSALLFYISLFILVGGLVKTGFIDEAARRMISLTAGHGLLYSYSILYWFTGLSATIIEHDALILSLFNIIKDLSMNVGLNPWPLYWSVAWAGTLGSNATIAGAPAIYVGVTIAARVSGRKYKGFQILKYTIPYTLMSLIIQYLVSIPIWTH encoded by the coding sequence GTGGTTAATATCGCGCTAGTGATCTTCATCGTCACAATAGGTTTCATAATATGGGGAATTATAGATAGAAGCCTAATAGCTCTTCTAGGAGCATTAACACTAGGATTAATGGGCATTCTCTCTCTGGAAGATGCAGTACACTATGTAGACTGGGATGTAATATCAATTCTTCTAGGTATGTGGATCCTCGCAGAATATTTATCCGGTGCAGGAGTTTCAAATCTCATCATTTCATGGGCTTCCAGAAAATCTAAAGGATTCCTTGGCTTTCTACTAGTAGTGGCTATAATAGCTGGGTTCTTGAGTATATTTGTCGATAATGTATTGATCGTCGTGTTATTCGGTGGAATAGTTGCTAGAACATCGAAGAAAGCAGGTGTAGACCCCTTACTTCCAGTCACCCTAGTTTCCCTTAACGCTAACTTCATGGGTACAGCATTGTTGCTAGGCGACTTACCTCCACAGTTGTTGCATAGCGTTGCGGGGGCGGAATTCAATGATTTCATATGGATGAACAGTAGGCCATCGAGCTTCCCATTATTAACTATTACCTATTTGTTATTGAATTACCTTATTTTCCTCTGGCTCAAAAACAGGGTTAATCTAAAAGATCAACTTGATATATCTTCTGCTGTTGAAGAACTGAACATAAGAAAGGGGCAATTATGGGCTTCTGTAATCGTCTTCTCTATAACTATAGTTGGAATGGCCTTCAGGCGAGAACTATCCGTTATGCTTGGTTTCGACGTTAAACTGGGAGAAATAGCCTTAGCCGGCGGATTGGCAATAGCAGCTATAGCTGAATTAGGCAGGATTCTGGAAAGGGATTTCGAAAGCTTCAACGAGATTTTAGGTAGAATAGAATGGAGCGCACTCCTCTTCTACATCAGCTTATTCATACTTGTTGGCGGTCTGGTTAAAACTGGTTTCATCGATGAAGCTGCTAGGAGAATGATATCCCTTACAGCAGGTCACGGACTCCTCTACTCGTATTCAATTTTATATTGGTTCACTGGGTTATCTGCTACAATAATAGAGCATGATGCGTTGATTCTGTCTTTATTTAATATAATAAAAGATCTCTCTATGAATGTAGGATTAAATCCGTGGCCGCTTTATTGGAGTGTGGCATGGGCAGGTACCTTAGGTAGTAACGCGACGATAGCGGGTGCTCCAGCCATCTATGTTGGCGTAACGATCGCTGCTAGGGTATCTGGAAGGAAATATAAAGGATTCCAGATACTAAAATATACTATTCCATACACATTAATGTCTCTTATTATACAATACTTAGTATCTATTCCTATCTGGACACACTAA
- a CDS encoding electron transfer flavoprotein subunit alpha/FixB family protein, with protein sequence MSFDPSARKKKKVDCEKLCPDWECRQPGEFEGIWVIGEIEDGQIHEASLQMLTPAKSIAEKLETWIEGVLIGGDKEALEKAAKEMIYHGADKIRIIYHPDLKVYSADQYALVLSDLAKQVKPEVIFVSATLRGREFGPYIANTLRAGITADCTNFDVDMKTGDVVMIRPPFGAIMLAHIKTPTRRPQMGTARPNVFPVPERDESRAGEITWIELDSIPKRRAFLEEVTIIPQTELPIEKADYLVSGGRGVATKELWSLLEELAKEMGAVVAGSRKAVDMGFIPHEKQVGQTGKTVKPKLYVAVGISGAAQHTFGIREAGTVVAINKDPEAPIFKASDYGVVGDAKEIIPLLIDEFRKLKQQSSNGNS encoded by the coding sequence GTGAGTTTCGATCCTTCAGCAAGGAAAAAGAAGAAGGTTGATTGTGAAAAGCTTTGTCCGGATTGGGAGTGCAGACAGCCTGGGGAATTCGAAGGTATATGGGTTATAGGTGAAATAGAGGATGGCCAAATTCATGAAGCAAGTCTACAGATGCTAACCCCTGCTAAGAGCATTGCTGAAAAACTGGAGACTTGGATAGAAGGAGTTCTCATTGGCGGGGACAAAGAGGCTCTAGAAAAGGCAGCTAAAGAAATGATATATCACGGCGCTGACAAAATACGTATAATTTATCACCCAGATCTAAAAGTTTACAGTGCAGACCAGTATGCTTTAGTTCTCTCTGACCTAGCTAAACAGGTTAAACCTGAAGTAATATTTGTCTCGGCAACTCTGAGAGGAAGAGAATTCGGCCCATATATTGCTAATACCCTCAGAGCCGGTATAACAGCTGATTGTACGAACTTCGACGTTGATATGAAGACAGGAGACGTTGTAATGATACGACCTCCTTTTGGAGCAATAATGCTTGCACATATTAAGACGCCTACACGCAGACCTCAGATGGGAACAGCTAGGCCTAACGTGTTTCCAGTGCCAGAGAGAGATGAAAGTAGAGCTGGGGAAATCACATGGATAGAACTAGACAGCATACCGAAAAGAAGGGCATTCCTAGAAGAAGTCACTATTATACCTCAGACAGAGTTACCGATAGAGAAGGCTGATTATCTCGTCTCTGGTGGGAGAGGAGTAGCTACAAAAGAATTGTGGAGTCTCCTTGAGGAACTGGCTAAAGAGATGGGTGCAGTAGTAGCGGGCTCTAGAAAAGCTGTGGATATGGGGTTTATACCTCATGAAAAACAGGTAGGTCAGACGGGTAAAACAGTAAAACCAAAACTGTATGTTGCAGTGGGTATAAGTGGAGCTGCACAGCACACATTCGGTATAAGAGAGGCTGGAACCGTAGTTGCTATTAATAAAGACCCGGAGGCGCCGATATTCAAGGCATCTGACTACGGTGTAGTAGGTGATGCAAAGGAGATAATTCCATTATTGATTGATGAGTTTAGGAAACTGAAACAGCAATCAAGTAATGGTAACTCCTAG
- a CDS encoding electron transfer flavoprotein subunit beta/FixA family protein, producing MRMVLGIKWVPNTQAVRFDPKTGTLIREGVPSIVNPHDLDATEFALQLKDKYGGKITAVSMAPPAAIMGLQHVIGMGVDDGVLASDRAFAGADTLATSYVLAKVIEKIGGVDLVVFGQETIDSSTAHIGAQVASWLKLPYVYYVEKLIDYDEKKKEIVFLRKLEDREEIYRVRLPAVISVAMHSQKPRPVRMSYKIRAKLENPIQVWTNKEMGLDTRCIGLKGSPTIVGGITWTPEVPRKKEVFQGDPKEGVRWLIEKLKEEGVLSF from the coding sequence ATGAGAATGGTTCTCGGAATAAAATGGGTGCCTAACACACAAGCAGTTAGATTCGATCCAAAAACAGGTACTCTAATAAGAGAAGGGGTTCCCAGCATAGTAAACCCTCACGACCTGGATGCTACTGAATTCGCTCTACAGTTAAAAGATAAATATGGAGGTAAGATAACAGCGGTTTCCATGGCACCTCCAGCAGCTATAATGGGTTTACAGCACGTAATAGGTATGGGTGTAGATGACGGTGTTTTAGCTAGTGACAGAGCATTCGCCGGTGCAGACACATTAGCTACCAGCTATGTTTTAGCCAAGGTTATAGAGAAAATAGGTGGAGTAGACCTAGTTGTATTTGGGCAGGAAACAATAGACTCAAGCACTGCTCACATAGGAGCACAGGTGGCAAGCTGGCTTAAACTTCCATATGTGTATTACGTTGAGAAGCTAATTGATTACGATGAGAAAAAGAAGGAAATAGTTTTCTTAAGAAAACTAGAGGATAGAGAAGAAATCTATAGAGTCAGACTCCCAGCAGTTATATCCGTAGCTATGCATAGTCAGAAACCACGTCCTGTAAGAATGTCCTACAAAATAAGGGCGAAACTTGAGAACCCTATACAGGTTTGGACGAATAAGGAAATGGGGCTTGACACAAGATGCATCGGTTTAAAGGGAAGTCCAACTATAGTAGGAGGAATAACTTGGACTCCTGAGGTTCCAAGAAAGAAGGAAGTATTTCAGGGTGATCCTAAAGAAGGAGTCAGATGGTTAATTGAGAAGCTTAAAGAGGAGGGTGTTCTCTCATTTTAG
- a CDS encoding 4Fe-4S dicluster domain-containing protein, translated as MSQDQGKPEAKPMKIDDILQRDVWDVGLEPHITVDSSKCEKCPTKPCLYLCPAGCYILAGEKVVFSYEGCVECGTCRVICPMNAITWHYPKSGRGIMYRFM; from the coding sequence ATGTCTCAAGATCAGGGTAAACCAGAAGCAAAACCCATGAAAATAGATGATATACTTCAAAGAGACGTATGGGATGTAGGCCTTGAACCACATATTACTGTAGACTCTTCGAAATGTGAAAAATGTCCAACGAAACCATGCCTCTATCTTTGTCCGGCGGGATGCTATATTCTAGCAGGAGAAAAAGTGGTATTCAGCTATGAAGGATGCGTGGAATGCGGAACATGCAGAGTGATATGCCCTATGAACGCAATTACATGGCATTATCCTAAGAGTGGTAGGGGAATAATGTACAGGTTTATGTAA
- a CDS encoding NAD(P)-binding protein: protein MDVKKKWDIIIVGAGPAGSAAGYILAKKGFDVLVLERGRQPGYKELFGGRVYAEPLREIYGNDLDKAPIHRWVKKEKLSFVDGNKLVSIEYQSDTSTSFTTYLPQLAKWMADKAGETGALLVEEITVDKILYKDGKVIGVGSGPDEVYANLVIDAEGVNRLLLEGLGLVDKLKPEQVAVGAKETIKLGEDKVNERFGLNKGEGMAWLLMGGITEYIPGGAFVYTNKDSVSIGLVLHLGHAVKDVKDHISQMVERLRLHPQLRNLWIDGDIMEYGGHLTPEAGPAMMPKKLALNGFLITGDAGGLLLNVGYTIRGVDFAAYTGYLAAKAAIEAHDKGGFTEQNLKTYERMLKESFTYKDLTRLTGMQDLYSDARMFSALPKLAVGTASNVFEIGLETPGIWKGFNKARKQAGLGLLSLAWKGYRLIKKM, encoded by the coding sequence TTGGATGTAAAGAAGAAATGGGATATAATCATAGTTGGAGCTGGCCCCGCTGGCTCTGCCGCAGGTTATATACTAGCTAAGAAAGGTTTTGATGTCCTTGTACTGGAACGAGGACGACAACCGGGATATAAAGAACTCTTCGGTGGAAGGGTATATGCAGAACCTCTACGAGAGATATATGGCAACGATCTGGATAAGGCTCCTATTCATAGATGGGTTAAAAAAGAGAAACTAAGCTTTGTGGACGGCAATAAACTAGTGTCAATAGAGTATCAATCAGATACTTCCACAAGCTTCACAACATACTTGCCTCAACTGGCCAAATGGATGGCAGATAAAGCTGGAGAAACTGGTGCACTACTAGTTGAAGAAATCACAGTAGATAAGATACTCTACAAGGATGGAAAGGTTATTGGTGTTGGAAGCGGGCCAGACGAGGTATATGCCAACCTTGTGATAGATGCAGAGGGAGTAAATAGATTACTCCTAGAAGGTTTAGGTTTAGTTGATAAACTGAAGCCGGAGCAAGTAGCTGTTGGAGCAAAGGAGACTATCAAGCTAGGTGAAGATAAGGTTAATGAGAGATTTGGGCTTAACAAAGGCGAAGGGATGGCTTGGCTCCTAATGGGAGGCATAACAGAATATATACCCGGCGGAGCGTTCGTTTACACCAATAAGGATAGCGTGAGTATAGGTCTAGTCCTACATCTGGGGCACGCCGTAAAGGACGTGAAAGACCATATAAGCCAGATGGTAGAAAGACTAAGGCTTCATCCTCAGCTTAGAAATCTATGGATAGATGGGGACATTATGGAGTATGGAGGGCATCTTACACCTGAAGCAGGCCCTGCTATGATGCCTAAGAAACTGGCATTGAACGGTTTCCTTATAACAGGGGATGCTGGAGGACTTTTACTCAACGTAGGATATACTATACGAGGAGTGGATTTCGCGGCTTATACAGGTTACTTAGCTGCAAAAGCGGCGATAGAGGCTCATGATAAAGGAGGCTTCACAGAGCAAAATCTAAAAACGTATGAAAGAATGCTGAAGGAAAGCTTCACGTATAAAGACCTAACCAGGCTAACTGGAATGCAGGATCTGTATAGTGATGCTAGAATGTTCAGTGCACTACCGAAACTAGCTGTCGGCACAGCAAGCAATGTTTTTGAAATAGGGTTGGAAACCCCAGGAATATGGAAAGGGTTTAACAAAGCGAGGAAACAAGCTGGTTTAGGATTACTCTCACTAGCCTGGAAAGGTTACAGGCTTATCAAAAAGATGTAG
- a CDS encoding aromatic amino acid ammonia-lyase, giving the protein MKVLRIDSNNCPSPHELFEWSKSNDGIILTKNSLDTLARARKILLEEAKRRTIYGIHTRLGKLYDSGRLSDPQYEEIVINEHAVGTGPLSSPEVGRLFLAIRVIQATRGFTGIRPETIERLVKPLECNAAPAIPVRGSVGASGDLAPTAHLVSQFLLGKGKVWINGELIDANSMFEACGLDKWVLDRGEALLLINTTAYSTALLGYSLGLTRILFDELLNNTLHIGRIIGANCEHWSPIIASAKRHPGMREVLERLSTACKGEQRRLQDPYSLRCTPNILGAILDGLNYVEHVVANEICSASSNPIATPEGVFHQCGFHAVYPAIASDYTAILLAWMANLIERRANKLLDDSYVNLPKFLAHSKSSVGGMIIHYTIASLAAEVRADSGPRTIHNIPTSLDHEDIVSMSPNAGLRLLRIISLLTDQLYLEKALVEIAEELERGDHPNVGEIYEQNKIMAGEMKRRYGISQDC; this is encoded by the coding sequence TTGAAAGTACTTAGGATCGATAGCAATAACTGCCCCTCACCTCATGAATTGTTTGAATGGTCTAAAAGTAATGATGGTATTATTTTAACAAAGAACTCGCTGGACACGCTAGCTAGAGCTAGAAAGATACTTTTAGAAGAGGCTAAGAGACGAACAATCTATGGCATACATACTAGACTTGGGAAACTATATGACTCAGGGCGCCTCTCAGATCCTCAATACGAGGAAATAGTCATAAATGAGCATGCAGTAGGTACGGGGCCGCTATCATCACCGGAGGTAGGGCGCCTCTTTCTAGCTATCAGAGTTATCCAAGCTACAAGAGGATTTACAGGCATACGGCCTGAAACAATAGAGAGACTGGTGAAACCCCTGGAATGTAATGCAGCTCCAGCTATCCCTGTGAGAGGTAGTGTTGGTGCATCAGGTGATCTAGCTCCAACGGCACATCTGGTAAGCCAGTTTCTCCTCGGTAAAGGAAAAGTTTGGATTAACGGTGAATTGATAGATGCTAACAGTATGTTTGAAGCCTGCGGATTAGATAAATGGGTTCTCGATAGAGGTGAAGCTCTCCTCCTTATAAATACGACAGCATACAGCACAGCGTTACTCGGGTATTCCTTAGGATTAACCAGAATACTATTCGATGAGTTACTCAATAATACGCTGCATATTGGTAGGATTATAGGTGCTAACTGTGAGCACTGGTCTCCGATCATTGCATCAGCTAAGAGACATCCAGGTATGAGAGAAGTACTTGAACGACTATCCACTGCATGTAAAGGTGAACAGAGAAGGTTACAAGACCCATATTCTCTACGGTGCACTCCTAATATACTTGGAGCTATCCTAGACGGCCTAAACTATGTGGAGCATGTGGTAGCAAACGAAATTTGCAGCGCATCTAGTAATCCTATTGCTACTCCTGAAGGAGTTTTCCACCAGTGCGGATTCCACGCGGTTTACCCTGCTATAGCAAGTGATTATACTGCAATACTATTGGCATGGATGGCTAATTTAATCGAGAGAAGAGCGAATAAACTATTGGACGATAGCTATGTAAACTTACCCAAGTTTCTAGCCCACTCAAAAAGCAGTGTTGGAGGAATGATAATTCATTACACTATAGCTTCATTAGCCGCTGAAGTCAGAGCGGACTCTGGTCCCAGGACTATTCATAATATTCCTACAAGTTTAGACCACGAAGATATAGTATCTATGTCACCCAATGCTGGGTTGAGGTTACTCAGAATCATATCTCTCTTGACAGATCAATTGTATTTGGAGAAGGCTTTAGTAGAAATAGCGGAAGAACTGGAGAGGGGGGATCATCCTAATGTAGGGGAAATATATGAGCAAAATAAGATAATGGCAGGTGAAATGAAAAGAAGATACGGGATTTCCCAGGATTGTTAG
- a CDS encoding TIGR04084 family radical SAM/SPASM domain-containing protein yields the protein MLWIVHTTGKCNLRCKYCGGSIPEELMPWKPKYSAKDLKKIIDNDPDPTIIFYGGEPLLNPEFIMEIMDTLEARYGVQTNGTLPHLLPDSYWQRMETVLLSIDGVEWLTDKYRGKGIYRRVLNTAMWLSKFCKCRRIARMTVTKDACIYRDVVHLLELGSFTHVHWQLNVVWGDRWRFLDWARNRYLRGITNLVRYTAEKLVNGQVPKIIPFLGILTAEKNGGWGHIPCGAGFKSFSITTDGRILACPIAVREKWAILGDIWSGVEKVMRINDVSPECVKCEYFKWCGGRCLYSLYEKYWGDAGQKEICWVTKRTIDHVLKLVPIIDRLDKNGVASWNDVLYDPLHDSTEIIP from the coding sequence TTGCTCTGGATAGTTCACACCACTGGCAAATGTAATCTTAGATGCAAGTATTGCGGGGGTTCTATACCGGAAGAATTGATGCCGTGGAAACCAAAGTATTCGGCGAAGGACCTCAAGAAAATTATAGATAACGACCCTGACCCCACAATAATCTTTTACGGGGGAGAACCTCTTCTGAACCCTGAGTTCATAATGGAAATTATGGATACATTAGAGGCTAGATACGGGGTTCAAACCAATGGGACGTTACCTCATCTTCTACCAGATAGCTATTGGCAACGAATGGAAACCGTCCTCTTAAGTATTGATGGTGTTGAATGGCTAACAGATAAGTATAGGGGTAAGGGGATATATCGTAGAGTTCTAAATACAGCGATGTGGCTATCAAAATTTTGTAAATGCCGTAGAATAGCTAGGATGACTGTGACCAAAGATGCCTGCATATACAGAGATGTTGTTCATCTACTAGAACTCGGCTCGTTTACACACGTCCATTGGCAGTTGAATGTAGTATGGGGTGATAGGTGGAGATTTCTTGACTGGGCTAGAAACAGGTATCTTAGAGGAATAACTAATCTAGTACGTTATACGGCTGAAAAATTAGTTAACGGCCAGGTACCAAAGATAATCCCATTCCTAGGGATCTTGACTGCAGAGAAAAACGGGGGATGGGGGCATATTCCTTGCGGAGCTGGGTTCAAAAGCTTCTCTATAACCACTGATGGCAGAATTCTCGCTTGTCCTATAGCTGTTAGAGAGAAATGGGCTATTCTTGGCGATATTTGGTCAGGCGTTGAGAAGGTTATGAGGATTAATGACGTCTCCCCCGAATGTGTAAAGTGCGAGTATTTCAAGTGGTGCGGAGGGCGTTGCCTTTATTCTTTATATGAGAAATATTGGGGAGATGCAGGCCAGAAAGAAATATGCTGGGTTACCAAGAGGACTATAGATCATGTTCTTAAACTTGTCCCCATTATTGATCGCCTCGACAAAAATGGTGTTGCTTCCTGGAATGATGTTCTCTATGATCCTCTACATGATTCAACCGAAATAATCCCATAG